Genomic window (Neorhizobium galegae bv. orientalis str. HAMBI 540):
AAGCTGCGGTTCAGGTTGCCCTTGTCGATCGGCGACGTTCGCGTTCCGGCAAGGAATGCCGGGTAATTCATCGCCGGAACGATGATCACCGTGCCGCTGACATCCTCCGCCTTGAGGCTGCGGGCCAGATCGAAGAGCGCAATCGGCCCTTCGTATTCGTCGCCGTGATTGCCGCCGGTCAGGAGCGCCACAGGCCCCTTGCCGTTGCGGATAACCGTAAGCGGGATCATCACCGATCCCCAGGCGGAATCGTCGCGGCTATAGGGCAGCCGCAGGAAACCGTGCTGCACGCCGTCGGCGTCGAAGTCCACCGTCGGGCTGATCGGCGACGGTCGCAAGGCGTTCTCGCTCATCGCAGTCTCAATCCTTGACCATCAGCTTGCGCGGTACGTTGGCGAAGCATTCGACCCCGGTGTCGGTGATGAGGATGCTCTCGGTTGTCTCGAAACCCATGTCCTCGAGCCAGAGGCCGGTCATGAAATGGAAGGTCATGCCAGGCTTCAGCTCGGTGCGGTCGCCTGGGCGCAGGCTCATGGTGCGCTCGCCCCAGTCCGGCGGATAGGATAGTCCGATCGGGTAGCCGGTGCGGTTGTCCTTGGCGATCCCGTATTTCTTGAGCACGGCGAAGAAGGCATTGGCGATATCCTCGCAGGTATTGCCGGGCTTGGCCACAGCAAGGCCTGCCTCCATGCCCTCCAGCGTCGCCTTTTCCGCGTCGAGGAAGGCTTGCGTCGGCTTGCCGAGGAAGACCGTGCGCGACAGCGGCACGTGATAGCGGTTATAGCAGCCGGCGATCTCGAAGAAGGTGCCCTCGCCCCTCTTCATCGGCCGGTCGTCCCAGGTCAGGTGCGGCGCGGAGGCTTCGACACCTGACGGCAAGAGCGGCACGATCGCCGGATAGTCGCCACCGATGCCGTCGACGCCGCGGGTGCCGGCATCGTAGATTTCGGCGACCAGATCGCATTTGCGCATGCCGACCTCGATCTTGTCGAAGATACGGGCATGCATTGCCTCGACGATCCGCGCGGCGTTGCGCATATATTTGATCTCGGTTTCGCTTTTCACCGCACGCTGCCAGTTCACGAGCGCGGTCGCATCCGCGAAACGGGCGTTCGGCAGATGTTTTTGCAGCGAGGCGAAGGCAGCCGCCGAGAACCAGTAATTGTCCATCTCGACGCCGATCGTCAGCGTGCCGAAGCCGCGGTCCGTCAGAATACCGGAGAGATAATCCATCGGGTGGCGCTCAGTCGACTGCACGTAATGATCG
Coding sequences:
- the doeA gene encoding ectoine hydrolase DoeA (DoeA (degradation of ectoine A) is also called EutD (ectoine utilization D).), whose translation is MTQPNLKFSRGEYAARLEKTRHAMEAKGVDLLIVSDPSNMAWLTGYDGWSFYVHQAVIVPPSGEPVWFGRGQDANGAKLTSYLSQENIVGYPDHYVQSTERHPMDYLSGILTDRGFGTLTIGVEMDNYWFSAAAFASLQKHLPNARFADATALVNWQRAVKSETEIKYMRNAARIVEAMHARIFDKIEVGMRKCDLVAEIYDAGTRGVDGIGGDYPAIVPLLPSGVEASAPHLTWDDRPMKRGEGTFFEIAGCYNRYHVPLSRTVFLGKPTQAFLDAEKATLEGMEAGLAVAKPGNTCEDIANAFFAVLKKYGIAKDNRTGYPIGLSYPPDWGERTMSLRPGDRTELKPGMTFHFMTGLWLEDMGFETTESILITDTGVECFANVPRKLMVKD